One window of Saprospiraceae bacterium genomic DNA carries:
- a CDS encoding SPOR domain-containing protein produces the protein MDQNGWTIIVLGNYKSEPAAKEALVKLKSRGFKEAYLVVEENGKLYRL, from the coding sequence TTGGACCAAAATGGATGGACCATCATCGTTCTGGGAAATTATAAATCAGAACCAGCTGCTAAAGAAGCTTTGGTCAAATTAAAATCACGGGGATTTAAAGAAGCTTATCTTGTAGTAGAAGAAAATGGAAAATTATATCGCTTGTAA
- a CDS encoding enoyl-CoA hydratase/isomerase family protein, with translation MGKPEPRVSSQKTNQLSFREEACEHVQYQVSNNCAFITLNRAEKMNSLHRGMLVQISAYLDQAELDQEVRIIVIKGNQKAFCTGQDLGELLDENPPTVEELLKNYHDPIVLKISKSSKPVIAAVNGVAAGAGAVFAMACDIVVASDKASFIFGFSQIGLTSGSGGSYFLTRKVGAQKAAALLMLGEKMNAQEAERIGMIYKVIPQDTFEAELGVMVAKMAQLPALSLQLTKQLISHSSHNDLDAQILLEREAKCRAGNSPDFAEGVNAFISKRKPVFNQNNGIPRPADCITRININTNKEFLSKQSCITG, from the coding sequence ATGGGCAAACCTGAACCCCGCGTATCCAGCCAAAAAACAAACCAATTGTCGTTTCGCGAGGAAGCATGCGAGCACGTCCAATATCAAGTTTCCAATAACTGTGCTTTCATCACTTTAAACAGAGCTGAAAAAATGAATAGTTTGCACAGAGGGATGTTGGTTCAAATTTCCGCCTACCTCGATCAAGCTGAATTGGATCAGGAGGTAAGGATCATTGTGATCAAAGGAAATCAGAAAGCTTTTTGTACAGGACAGGATCTTGGAGAATTACTTGATGAAAATCCACCAACTGTTGAGGAGTTATTAAAGAATTACCACGATCCGATCGTACTAAAGATCAGTAAATCCTCAAAACCTGTAATAGCCGCTGTCAACGGAGTAGCTGCAGGTGCCGGAGCCGTTTTTGCAATGGCATGTGATATTGTTGTAGCCAGTGATAAAGCCAGTTTTATTTTTGGTTTTTCTCAAATAGGATTGACATCCGGAAGTGGGGGAAGTTATTTTTTAACGAGAAAAGTCGGAGCTCAAAAAGCAGCAGCATTATTAATGTTAGGTGAAAAAATGAATGCACAAGAAGCAGAGAGAATTGGTATGATATATAAAGTGATCCCCCAGGATACATTTGAAGCAGAACTTGGAGTGATGGTCGCTAAAATGGCGCAATTGCCGGCACTGAGTCTACAACTTACCAAACAACTAATTTCTCATTCATCTCATAACGATTTGGATGCACAAATTCTTTTAGAAAGAGAAGCAAAATGTCGTGCAGGAAATAGCCCAGATTTTGCAGAAGGAGTCAACGCTTTTATTTCGAAACGAAAGCCCGTATTTAATCAGAATAATGGAATCCCTCGTCCTGCGGATTGCATTACAAGAATAAATATTAATACTAATAAGGAATTCCTTAGTAAGCAATCATGTATCACTGGATAA
- a CDS encoding gliding motility-associated C-terminal domain-containing protein: MAKRLYLQAADDCRQWLDSMEVLILAKQIITVTGDTIIDPCKEITFKAGGGTNYIWTPSNQVDCLDPPCSLVRLKSNDITQFTISSPGPCVVPAELSLSISQIREDIYLPNVFSPNGDNINDLFLPTVNCELMTSYLLQIYDRWGNQLFESNDKHKGWDGRSQDRFMIPGVYPYIVHYEIAGAGKKMKKGEVTLVR, translated from the coding sequence TTGGCAAAGAGACTCTACCTACAGGCAGCAGACGATTGCAGACAATGGCTTGACAGCATGGAAGTGTTGATCTTAGCCAAACAAATCATTACAGTTACCGGCGATACGATCATCGATCCCTGCAAAGAAATTACATTCAAAGCAGGTGGAGGTACAAATTACATTTGGACACCCTCCAACCAGGTTGATTGCCTGGATCCACCTTGTAGTCTGGTCAGATTAAAGTCCAATGACATCACGCAATTTACGATCAGTTCGCCAGGTCCTTGTGTTGTGCCCGCAGAACTGAGTTTAAGCATATCACAAATCCGTGAAGACATCTACCTGCCCAATGTATTTAGTCCCAACGGCGATAACATCAACGACCTATTCCTGCCAACTGTCAACTGCGAACTGATGACTTCCTATTTGTTGCAGATATACGATCGCTGGGGCAATCAGCTATTTGAATCAAATGATAAACACAAAGGCTGGGACGGAAGAAGCCAGGATCGTTTCATGATACCAGGTGTATATCCATATATTGTGCATTATGAAATTGCGGGAGCGGGAAAGAAAATGAAGAAAGGGGAAGTGACGTTGGTGCGATGA
- a CDS encoding sulfite exporter TauE/SafE family protein, with protein sequence MEIFFISLIAFAAAILTFFSGFGLGTLLTPVFLIYLPVETAVAFTAIVHFGNNIFKLYLTGSQINKSILLYFGLPAVLAAILGSWILISIPDSQALYSYTLFDKNFFIYPLKLMISFLLIIFALMDLLPAVKKLQFSSDKLIWGGLISGFFGGLSGNQGALRSAFLIKTRMPKETFVATTVAISSLVDVSRLSVYASQFNAMTTNLDWSWLLFPSLSAMLGAFIGNKLLKKILLEQIQTIVAIMVLLLALGIGLGWV encoded by the coding sequence ATGGAAATTTTCTTCATTTCATTGATTGCTTTTGCGGCTGCGATATTGACTTTTTTTTCAGGTTTTGGTTTGGGTACTTTGCTGACACCTGTATTTTTAATTTACCTTCCCGTAGAAACCGCGGTCGCGTTTACGGCAATCGTACATTTTGGAAATAATATTTTCAAGCTCTATTTAACGGGAAGTCAAATAAATAAATCGATTCTCTTATATTTTGGACTGCCCGCTGTTCTCGCTGCCATTTTGGGATCCTGGATACTAATCTCTATTCCTGATAGCCAAGCTTTGTATTCATACACTTTATTCGACAAAAATTTTTTTATTTATCCTTTAAAGTTGATGATCAGTTTCTTGCTTATCATTTTTGCACTCATGGACTTATTACCTGCTGTAAAGAAGCTTCAATTTTCAAGTGACAAATTGATTTGGGGCGGATTGATAAGTGGATTTTTTGGCGGATTATCTGGCAATCAGGGTGCCTTGCGCAGTGCATTTCTCATTAAAACGCGGATGCCAAAGGAAACTTTCGTAGCAACCACAGTCGCGATATCAAGTCTTGTAGATGTAAGCCGCTTAAGCGTTTATGCAAGTCAATTTAATGCGATGACCACAAACCTGGATTGGAGCTGGCTTTTGTTTCCTAGCCTTTCAGCTATGTTAGGCGCATTTATTGGCAATAAATTATTGAAGAAAATACTTTTAGAGCAGATTCAAACCATAGTTGCCATTATGGTACTTTTGTTGGCTTTGGGTATTGGACTTGGCTGGGTCTAG
- a CDS encoding S8 family serine peptidase yields the protein MIFPILNGSAQELRHRQGELIIQFKSDYNVLNINTLNKRLRNDWILLSPQKQLGNVWNIWLFEFDHTRYSAAELMESISTYDFVLNIQRNHLLQYRVKPNDPLFQLQWHHFNDASSGGVADADFDTDLAWDFCTGGLTENMDSIVICIIDDGLEIQHEDIAPNMWRNYAEIPGNGIDDDRNGYIDDFLGWNSFKQNDQIDSEKHGTAVAGLAGAKGNNSMGISGIAWHNQMMFVAGGGDEANAIESYAYPLYFRRLYNQSKGSKGAFVVATNSSWGADLVKAEDSPIWCAIYDSLGKEGILNIASTTNQNIDVDVEGDMPTTCISEYLLATTNVTDQNVKKVNAGYGKTSIDIGAYGESTYSTYINNSYRFFGGTSAAAPQVTGTVGLLYSLPCSHLDELALTEPAKAALVARTCDLSDTIQVSKTRTDLMEGYYNLSG from the coding sequence TTGATTTTCCCAATATTAAACGGTTCTGCTCAGGAACTTCGCCACCGCCAGGGCGAGTTGATTATACAGTTTAAATCTGATTATAATGTATTGAATATTAATACTTTAAACAAAAGATTACGAAATGATTGGATTTTACTAAGCCCTCAAAAGCAACTCGGAAATGTTTGGAATATCTGGCTTTTTGAATTTGACCATACCAGGTACTCGGCAGCCGAACTGATGGAATCGATTTCAACTTATGATTTCGTTTTAAACATTCAGAGAAATCACCTGCTACAATATCGCGTGAAGCCGAATGATCCTTTATTTCAATTACAATGGCATCATTTTAATGACGCTTCTTCGGGAGGTGTCGCAGATGCCGATTTTGATACGGATTTAGCCTGGGATTTTTGCACTGGAGGACTTACAGAAAACATGGACAGTATTGTCATCTGCATCATTGACGATGGCCTCGAAATTCAACATGAAGATATTGCACCTAATATGTGGAGGAATTATGCAGAAATTCCCGGAAACGGAATAGATGACGATCGCAATGGATATATTGATGATTTTCTAGGTTGGAATAGTTTTAAGCAAAATGACCAAATTGATAGCGAAAAACATGGCACTGCGGTAGCCGGACTCGCAGGAGCTAAGGGCAATAATTCTATGGGAATCAGTGGTATAGCATGGCATAATCAAATGATGTTTGTTGCCGGAGGCGGTGATGAAGCCAATGCCATTGAATCTTATGCCTACCCACTCTATTTCAGAAGACTCTACAATCAATCCAAGGGTAGTAAAGGCGCTTTTGTGGTTGCTACCAATTCATCCTGGGGCGCTGATCTCGTTAAAGCTGAAGACTCGCCTATTTGGTGTGCCATTTATGATAGTCTTGGCAAAGAAGGCATTCTAAACATAGCTTCTACAACGAATCAAAACATAGATGTAGATGTTGAGGGCGATATGCCCACAACATGCATCAGTGAATATTTGCTTGCGACGACCAATGTCACTGACCAAAATGTCAAAAAAGTAAATGCAGGTTATGGAAAAACGTCTATTGACATAGGAGCATACGGAGAGTCCACCTATTCCACTTATATCAATAATTCGTATCGCTTTTTCGGTGGTACAAGCGCTGCAGCTCCTCAGGTTACCGGTACCGTTGGTTTATTATATTCTCTACCCTGTAGCCATCTTGATGAGTTAGCCTTAACTGAGCCTGCAAAAGCGGCTCTGGTGGCGAGAACCTGCGATTTATCCGATACAATTCAGGTATCGAAAACTAGGACAGACCTTATGGAAGGATACTATAATTTATCAGGGTAA
- a CDS encoding response regulator transcription factor, which yields MIQALIIDDERNCIEMLEWLLQTYCPDVAILATCNSGESGIEAISRLRPQLVFLDIEMPKMNGFDVLEHLKEISFEVVFTTAYDNFAVRAFKYAALNYLLKPIDPEDLQATIKRLQEKLTMPSKEQMDLLFQNLLNPKTQVERIALSTDDGLVFVQTSQITYCKAESNYTYVAMSDGKKILVAKTLKEIDETLSGKDFFRVHNSYLVNVNHILKFVRGDGGYIVMPDKTEIIISRSKKDEFFRLFAKF from the coding sequence ATGATTCAGGCGCTTATTATTGATGATGAAAGGAATTGCATTGAAATGCTTGAATGGCTTTTACAAACCTACTGTCCCGACGTAGCTATTCTTGCAACTTGTAACTCAGGCGAATCTGGAATTGAAGCGATAAGCAGGTTGCGTCCCCAATTGGTGTTTCTGGATATCGAAATGCCTAAAATGAACGGATTTGATGTGCTTGAACATTTAAAGGAAATTTCTTTTGAAGTTGTGTTTACCACAGCTTACGACAATTTTGCAGTGCGGGCTTTTAAATATGCGGCTTTAAATTATTTACTCAAGCCTATAGATCCTGAAGACTTGCAGGCGACGATCAAGCGACTTCAGGAAAAACTTACGATGCCCTCCAAAGAACAAATGGATCTGTTATTTCAGAATTTGTTAAATCCCAAAACACAAGTGGAGCGGATTGCCTTATCAACTGATGACGGCCTGGTTTTTGTCCAAACTTCACAAATTACCTATTGCAAGGCAGAAAGCAATTATACATACGTAGCGATGTCTGATGGCAAGAAAATACTCGTTGCTAAAACCCTTAAAGAAATAGACGAGACATTGTCCGGTAAGGATTTTTTCAGAGTGCACAACTCGTATTTGGTGAATGTAAATCACATTTTGAAGTTTGTAAGGGGTGATGGGGGGTATATTGTGATGCCCGATAAAACCGAGATCATCATTTCAAGGAGTAAAAAGGACGAATTTTTTCGACTTTTTGCCAAATTTTAA
- a CDS encoding DDE-type integrase/transposase/recombinase, with product MYRYYVHPMSKGFMYMIAFIDVYSRKIMGWSISNSMSKQWCVAALKEAIAVNGKPNIINSNQVLNLQVRCGLIIWNLKRY from the coding sequence GTGTACCGATATTACGTACATCCGATGTCTAAAGGATTTATGTACATGATTGCCTTCATTGATGTTTATAGTCGCAAAATCATGGGCTGGAGTATAAGTAATAGTATGAGTAAACAATGGTGTGTTGCTGCTTTAAAAGAAGCCATTGCTGTCAATGGTAAACCCAATATTATAAACTCGAATCAGGTTCTCAATTTACAAGTGCGATGTGGACTCATTATTTGGAATCTGAAAAGATATTGA
- a CDS encoding GMC family oxidoreductase — MADTPYDYIVIGSGFGGSVAAMRLSEKGYRVLVLEKGKRWAASDFPKSNWNLRKFLWIPFLRCFGIMQMSFFKNCLY; from the coding sequence ATGGCAGATACACCCTACGACTACATCGTAATTGGCTCAGGCTTTGGAGGTTCAGTAGCGGCTATGCGGCTTTCTGAAAAAGGATATCGCGTGCTTGTATTGGAAAAGGGCAAAAGATGGGCAGCCTCCGATTTTCCAAAATCTAATTGGAATTTGAGAAAGTTTTTGTGGATTCCTTTTCTCAGATGTTTTGGAATTATGCAAATGAGTTTTTTTAAAAACTGTTTGTACTAA
- a CDS encoding T9SS type A sorting domain-containing protein: MGYFLFQSGSSLLKFDQLEICTAYELFVYSHCNGKLSAASETLYFTTNGCEACTNLDYCRRFRPSSELEWLHAIEVDQESFISGNNAGYGNYVGSNQQWTFEKSKKYQITLKTGYLSDTSTMVAAAWIDWNQDGLFDDAENYAVPTLQFKYQINYSLTIPTNARSGWTRMRVILKFAEFSSSTPLACFQSLEFGEYEEYCVYISEGLCPAINNVDLIELKTNSAQFLLSSHPASEFEYAYRKLYQDDWVKGVTHSRILELNALDSCSKYQLKVSANCLNELSKPFTLYFQTRGKDCAVANEDPNIENLIKIYPNPCFDQAYLKFENPSQVSRIDCYDLNGKKNSLPFVQVESAKVLMETQTLTNGYYLLKISLTDGSFWALKFCKI, translated from the coding sequence ATGGGATACTTTTTATTTCAATCGGGATCATCCTTATTAAAATTCGATCAATTGGAGATTTGTACTGCATATGAATTATTCGTCTATTCGCATTGCAATGGCAAATTAAGTGCCGCTTCGGAGACTTTATATTTTACTACGAACGGATGTGAGGCTTGCACCAATCTGGATTATTGCAGAAGATTCAGACCTTCTTCAGAACTTGAGTGGCTGCATGCGATCGAAGTGGACCAGGAATCTTTTATCAGTGGCAACAATGCAGGTTATGGTAATTATGTAGGTAGTAACCAACAATGGACATTCGAAAAATCGAAAAAATATCAAATTACTTTGAAGACCGGCTATCTATCAGATACAAGTACTATGGTAGCCGCAGCCTGGATTGACTGGAACCAGGACGGTTTATTTGATGATGCAGAAAATTATGCAGTTCCCACTTTACAATTTAAATATCAAATAAATTATTCGCTCACGATACCAACTAACGCTCGTTCGGGTTGGACGCGAATGAGGGTGATTCTGAAATTTGCTGAATTTTCTTCCAGCACTCCCCTGGCTTGTTTTCAATCCCTTGAATTTGGCGAATATGAAGAATATTGCGTTTACATTTCGGAAGGATTGTGCCCAGCTATAAATAATGTGGACCTCATAGAATTAAAAACGAATTCTGCCCAATTTCTTTTGAGCTCTCATCCTGCATCCGAATTCGAATACGCTTATCGAAAATTGTATCAAGATGATTGGGTTAAAGGAGTAACGCATTCAAGAATTCTTGAGCTGAATGCTCTCGATAGTTGCAGTAAATATCAATTAAAAGTAAGCGCGAATTGTTTGAACGAACTTTCAAAACCCTTTACCTTATATTTCCAAACCAGAGGTAAAGATTGTGCGGTCGCCAATGAAGATCCAAACATCGAAAATTTGATCAAGATATATCCGAATCCTTGTTTTGATCAGGCTTACCTGAAGTTTGAAAATCCCTCGCAGGTTTCGAGAATTGACTGCTACGATCTAAATGGAAAGAAAAATTCTCTTCCTTTTGTTCAAGTTGAATCTGCTAAGGTATTAATGGAAACACAAACTTTGACAAACGGGTATTATCTTTTAAAAATAAGCCTAACAGATGGTAGTTTTTGGGCTCTAAAATTTTGTAAAATTTGA
- a CDS encoding GMC family oxidoreductase, with protein MLNYAAKVKGIPQNALTEVMFGMATTAHILGGCKMGINSERSVINDRMQLHGYANFYVLDGSMIQANPGVNPSLTITAMCEYAMSMIDEKPGRTQKTVEELMFSHNSI; from the coding sequence ATGCTAAACTACGCTGCCAAAGTCAAAGGAATTCCTCAAAATGCACTCACTGAAGTCATGTTTGGGATGGCAACAACAGCCCATATCTTGGGTGGTTGTAAAATGGGTATAAATTCAGAGCGAAGCGTCATCAATGATCGGATGCAATTACATGGGTATGCTAATTTTTACGTATTGGATGGATCGATGATTCAGGCCAATCCGGGTGTGAACCCTTCATTGACCATCACCGCCATGTGCGAATATGCAATGAGCATGATAGATGAAAAGCCTGGTCGCACACAGAAGACTGTCGAGGAATTAATGTTTAGTCATAATTCCATTTAA
- a CDS encoding histidinol-phosphate aminotransferase family protein: protein MKSFFNDYLLAAKQRISDVNQKYKLLLDKNEQTIDIDLQWKEMVLDELRAAHWNRYPDADHSDIESKIADYCGLKRENIVLSPGSASIITTLLNYFALNRKSIFITQPSYSLFDYHCKTYNIQYQPWFLTDKLEYAYDRLPELGKNSVLIITSPNNPVGNSFDINYLEFLLNLYPESMIIVDAVYCEFGNVDYTPLVMKYKNLIVLRSFSKAFPVAGLRLGYLCAAPETTAALKKLFLQFSISYFSLIFARKMLFTPEFMELSAKRVKAIIKERNLMYEMLQSDEFKNVLYAYPSQGNFLLIKVYNEDLFSKLAESLASNGIKVLNANNFSMLENTFRVSIGTPKENQMFLEILKNIIDNIIQSKSIQAQLLTVN from the coding sequence ATGAAATCATTTTTTAACGACTATTTATTAGCAGCAAAACAAAGAATTTCTGATGTGAATCAAAAATATAAATTGCTTCTTGATAAAAATGAACAAACTATAGATATCGATTTGCAATGGAAGGAAATGGTTTTGGATGAACTCAGGGCTGCTCATTGGAACAGGTATCCGGACGCTGATCATAGCGATATCGAATCAAAAATTGCAGATTATTGCGGCCTTAAACGTGAGAATATTGTCCTAAGTCCGGGATCTGCATCTATCATCACGACTTTACTGAACTACTTTGCATTGAATCGTAAAAGTATTTTTATCACCCAACCATCCTATTCCTTGTTTGATTATCATTGTAAGACTTACAACATTCAATATCAACCATGGTTTCTAACAGATAAATTAGAGTATGCTTATGACAGGCTACCTGAGCTTGGAAAAAATTCAGTATTGATTATTACGTCTCCAAATAACCCAGTTGGAAATTCATTTGATATTAATTACCTTGAATTTCTATTGAATTTGTATCCAGAATCCATGATCATTGTTGATGCTGTTTATTGTGAATTTGGAAATGTGGATTATACACCGCTAGTCATGAAATATAAAAATCTGATTGTTCTAAGGTCATTTTCAAAGGCATTTCCGGTAGCTGGTTTGCGTTTGGGGTATTTATGTGCAGCACCGGAAACTACTGCAGCTCTTAAAAAATTATTTCTCCAATTTTCCATTAGCTATTTCTCGCTGATTTTTGCAAGGAAAATGTTATTTACTCCTGAGTTTATGGAGTTGTCTGCCAAAAGAGTCAAAGCGATCATCAAAGAAAGAAACTTGATGTATGAAATGCTCCAATCTGATGAATTTAAAAATGTACTTTATGCTTATCCATCTCAGGGCAACTTTTTGCTGATCAAAGTCTATAATGAAGATTTGTTCTCAAAACTTGCTGAGAGTCTGGCCTCAAACGGGATTAAAGTATTAAATGCAAACAACTTTTCGATGTTGGAAAATACTTTCAGAGTTTCTATAGGCACTCCTAAAGAAAATCAAATGTTTTTAGAAATTCTGAAAAACATCATTGATAACATAATCCAATCCAAAAGTATTCAAGCTCAGCTCTTGACTGTTAATTGA
- a CDS encoding histidine kinase, with translation MNSINRYIIKSDVKTSSLYLTRFAKLMRLILDNSEQKQVVLSNELEALRLYIEMEALRFDHKFSYEIYIDKI, from the coding sequence CTGAACTCCATTAATCGCTATATTATCAAAAGCGATGTGAAGACGTCCTCGCTATATCTCACCAGATTTGCAAAATTAATGCGTCTCATACTGGATAATTCTGAACAAAAGCAAGTGGTATTATCCAACGAATTGGAAGCACTTCGATTATATATTGAAATGGAAGCACTGAGATTTGACCATAAATTCAGTTATGAGATTTATATTGACAAAATTTAG
- a CDS encoding GMC family oxidoreductase N-terminal domain-containing protein, which produces MLGSTRYDKEHYADEILKQVAHDMGVGQTYRHVDRIGVYLGDSDGDPYFNGLGPVRRPCIECAGCMVGCRHEAKNSLDKNYLWFAEKYFGASIIPEMKVFKIEQAADGSYVVHTRSATNIFLKNKVFHTKGIVLSAGVIGTLDLLFRQKFQYKTLINLSPTLGDQLLTNSEMISGATVLDQKLNHGVAISTMFNPDKHTFVELCKYPMVPVPCLDWQAL; this is translated from the coding sequence ATGCTGGGCAGTACTCGTTATGATAAAGAGCACTATGCAGATGAAATATTGAAACAAGTTGCTCATGACATGGGAGTTGGACAAACTTATAGGCATGTGGATCGCATTGGTGTCTACCTGGGTGATTCAGATGGTGATCCCTATTTTAATGGTTTGGGCCCCGTTCGAAGACCATGCATTGAATGTGCAGGCTGCATGGTGGGTTGCAGGCATGAAGCCAAAAATAGTCTGGATAAAAATTATTTGTGGTTTGCTGAAAAATATTTTGGCGCAAGCATCATCCCCGAAATGAAAGTTTTTAAAATTGAACAAGCTGCGGATGGATCATATGTTGTGCATACCAGATCTGCAACAAATATTTTTTTAAAAAATAAAGTATTTCATACCAAGGGAATTGTATTAAGTGCCGGCGTTATAGGTACACTGGATTTGTTGTTCCGTCAAAAATTTCAATACAAAACACTAATAAACCTGAGTCCTACTCTTGGCGACCAGCTGCTTACCAATTCAGAAATGATTTCGGGAGCCACTGTATTAGATCAAAAACTAAACCACGGGGTAGCCATCAGTACCATGTTTAATCCTGACAAACATACATTTGTAGAATTGTGCAAATATCCGATGGTTCCGGTTCCATGTTTAGATTGGCAGGCCCTGTAG